A part of Streptomyces sp. DSM 40750 genomic DNA contains:
- the pelF gene encoding GT4 family glycosyltransferase PelF, with translation MRTGRHVTMLTEGTYPHVHGGVSTWCDQLVKGMPDIEFHLVSLTGTGREPVTWELPPNVYRHTSVPTWGPRPGRTRAPYGAARRRFTDSYERLLLSVLDPEASRDFGEALYELAELARDGRLSAALRTEAALRSLMWIWTMPHLPTAAAHPTVHDALTATDLLEHALRPLGARIPENCVAHAVSGGLATLPALAARELDGVPFLLTEHGIYLRERYLGHRSGDQRWPVKAFMLGFHRELTRLGYRAADLITPCNQYNRRWEERGGADGDKVRTVYNGVDPAAFPHAGPEPDVPTLTWCGRVDPIKDLETLLHAYAMIRAELPETRLRLFGPVPPGGEEYRTELEKLAAELGVTDGLTFEGRINEVWRAYAAGHIVMLSSISEGFPFSIIEAMSCGRTTVSTDVGGVREAVGDTGIVVPPREPEQLAAAALVLLRDDARRIGLGESARRRVIDRFTLRRSVDAFRTIYLELAGQGEAVYEPALETVADWTVELRDPWYRTVATDGTDW, from the coding sequence ATGCGCACCGGCCGTCATGTCACCATGCTCACCGAAGGCACCTATCCGCATGTCCACGGCGGGGTGAGCACCTGGTGCGACCAGCTCGTCAAGGGCATGCCCGACATCGAGTTCCACCTCGTGTCGCTCACCGGCACCGGCCGCGAACCCGTGACCTGGGAACTTCCGCCGAACGTGTACCGGCACACCTCCGTACCCACCTGGGGCCCACGCCCCGGCCGCACCCGTGCCCCGTATGGCGCGGCCCGCCGCCGCTTCACCGACTCCTATGAACGGCTTTTGCTCTCCGTCCTGGACCCCGAGGCGTCCCGCGACTTCGGGGAGGCGCTCTACGAGCTGGCCGAACTCGCCCGCGACGGACGCCTGTCGGCGGCGCTGCGCACGGAGGCCGCACTGCGCTCGCTGATGTGGATCTGGACGATGCCGCATCTGCCGACGGCCGCCGCGCACCCCACGGTCCACGACGCGCTCACCGCGACCGACCTGCTGGAACACGCCCTACGGCCGCTCGGCGCCCGTATCCCCGAGAACTGCGTGGCCCACGCGGTCAGCGGCGGTCTGGCCACCCTGCCCGCGCTCGCCGCCCGTGAGCTGGACGGCGTGCCGTTCCTCCTCACCGAGCACGGCATCTATCTGCGCGAGCGCTACCTCGGCCACCGGAGCGGCGACCAGCGCTGGCCCGTGAAGGCCTTCATGCTCGGCTTCCACCGCGAGCTGACCAGGCTCGGCTACCGCGCCGCCGACCTCATCACGCCCTGCAACCAGTACAACCGCCGCTGGGAGGAGCGCGGCGGCGCCGACGGCGACAAGGTCCGCACGGTCTACAACGGCGTCGACCCGGCCGCCTTCCCGCACGCCGGCCCCGAACCCGACGTGCCCACCCTCACCTGGTGCGGCCGTGTCGACCCCATCAAGGACCTGGAGACACTGCTGCACGCGTACGCCATGATCCGCGCCGAACTCCCCGAGACCAGACTCCGGTTGTTCGGACCCGTGCCGCCCGGCGGCGAGGAGTACCGCACCGAGCTGGAGAAACTCGCCGCCGAACTGGGCGTCACGGACGGGCTCACCTTCGAGGGCAGGATCAACGAGGTGTGGCGCGCGTACGCGGCCGGGCACATCGTGATGCTGTCCTCCATCTCCGAGGGCTTCCCGTTCTCCATCATCGAGGCCATGTCCTGCGGCCGTACGACCGTCTCGACGGACGTAGGCGGGGTCCGCGAGGCGGTCGGCGACACCGGGATCGTCGTACCTCCGCGCGAGCCGGAACAGCTGGCCGCCGCCGCGCTCGTCCTCCTCCGCGACGACGCACGCCGCATCGGACTGGGCGAGTCGGCGCGTCGGCGCGTCATCGACCGGTTCACCCTGCGCCGCTCCGTGGACGCCTTCCGCACGATCTATCTGGAGCTCGCGGGCCAGGGCGAGGCCGTGTACGAGCCCGCGCTGGAGACGGTCGCCGACTGGACCGTCGAACTGCGCGACCCCTGGTACCGGACCGTGGCGACGGACGGAACCGACTGGTGA